The genomic window GCCGAGGTTGAGCCAGCTCCGCGAACCACCGCGGAAGACCCCGAGGCCCGGGATGAACACGAGGAGGAGGAGCACGACGCTCCCGACGAGCACCCACGGCCCCACGCGCTCGAGAAATGATGTGCGGAGCCGCGCGGCAAGGAGGAACAGAATGACGCCCGGGAGCACACCGGAGTACAGCTGGTGGACGAGGTAGTACGACCGCGCACCGAAACGATCGTACGCGAGCGGCGCGGACGCGGACGAGAGGAAGATGAGCCCCAGCGCGATGAGGAGCGCCGTCGCCGCGACAAACCGCGTATCAGCATCATGGAGCATTGTGGGGATCCGCATACGGGAACTTACGCGCTGTGATCAACGAGGTAGAGCATGAGACCGAGCACCGCGACGACACCGGCGATGATCCAAAAGCGCATGACGATCTTGGACTCGGGCCAACCGATCGCCTCGAGGTGGTGGTGGAACGGTGTCGAGCGGAAGATGCGTTTGCCCGTGAGGCGCCGCGCTGTCATCTGGACGACGACGGATGCGGACTCCGCAACGAACGGCAGGCCGATGACCAAGAGGAGGAACGGCTCGTTCGTGAGGAGTGCGACGGTCCCGAGCACGGTCCCGAGCGCCATCGCGCCTGTGTCGCCCATGAAGAAGCGCGCCGGCGGGATGTTGAACCAGAGGAACGCGAAAAGCGCGCCCACGAGCACGCCGATGAGCGCGGCGAGGTCAAAGCGTCCCTCGAGGAACGCGATGACACCGTACGCCGAGAGCGCGGTGAGGAGTGTACCGCCCGCGAGACCGTCGAGGCCGTCCGTGATGTTCACCGAGTGCATCGTGGCGACGAGGAGGAGCATCGCGAACAGGAAGAACGCGAACGGGCCGAGGTCGGCGGGGCCGATGAAGGGCACATGGAGTGTCGTCCACTCGAGCTTCACGACGAACCACCACGCGATGAGTGCGGCGACGCCCGTATAGAGGAGCAATCGGTGGCGCATCGTGAGGCCACCGCCCGCAGCGCCCATCCCGAAGACGTTGAGAAGGTCATCGCCAAGCCCGATAAGTGCCGCCGCGACCATCGCACCAAGCGGCAGGAGCGTCTCTGGCCGCGAGAGGAATGCGAGATCACGGAGGAACGGGATACGAAGCGCCTCCGCCGCGCTGAGGACAACGGCGAGGCCGAGTGCCGTCACCCACACGAGCACGCCACCCATCGTGGGCGTTCCCGCTTTGTGCGCGTGGAGCTTCGCGTACACCGGCGCATCCGCCGCGCTCCGAATCGTCTTCCCGAGCTTGTACCGGTAGAGCAGCCGCGTGAGCGCCGGCGTCCACGCGATCGTCACGATGAACGCAATCGTCGTGAGGAGGAAAATGGTGATGACGGGATTCATAGGGTGTGTGGAGAAAAACTCTCCTACGCGAGATTCTTACTCCAGAGGAGCACCGTTCCCGTGAGCGTCGCGAGGGCGATGAGGAACGCCGCCACGCACAGCGTGAGCGATGCGGAGGACGGTGCTGCGTCCCGCGGAGTCGTCAGGAGGAACGCGAGCACGATATTGAGGAGGACGAACACGGTGCCCGTGAGTGGCAGGCGCACGAGCGCGCGCCACGATCCGAGCGC from bacterium includes these protein-coding regions:
- the mraY gene encoding phospho-N-acetylmuramoyl-pentapeptide-transferase encodes the protein MNPVITIFLLTTIAFIVTIAWTPALTRLLYRYKLGKTIRSAADAPVYAKLHAHKAGTPTMGGVLVWVTALGLAVVLSAAEALRIPFLRDLAFLSRPETLLPLGAMVAAALIGLGDDLLNVFGMGAAGGGLTMRHRLLLYTGVAALIAWWFVVKLEWTTLHVPFIGPADLGPFAFFLFAMLLLVATMHSVNITDGLDGLAGGTLLTALSAYGVIAFLEGRFDLAALIGVLVGALFAFLWFNIPPARFFMGDTGAMALGTVLGTVALLTNEPFLLLVIGLPFVAESASVVVQMTARRLTGKRIFRSTPFHHHLEAIGWPESKIVMRFWIIAGVVAVLGLMLYLVDHSA